One Glycine soja cultivar W05 chromosome 7, ASM419377v2, whole genome shotgun sequence genomic window, TTCCACCACCGTTGGTTGCTGACGTACCACCGGCTTTTACTGTGCCGGAAACACCGGAGATGCCGGAGGAACCGCCGACTTTTAACATGCCCACTACACCGGATGTTTTCCTGGCGCCACCGGAGCTTCCGGAGGACCCACCGGATGTTTTCTTAACGCCACCAGAGCTGCCGGAGGACCCACCGGATGTTTTCTTGGCGCCACCAGAACTGCCGGAGGAGCCACCAGAGAATTTGGTTCCTGACCCTGAAGAGCCGCCGTCGCCATTCACCATCGGCTGATAAGCCTTCACTTTGTTTATAAGCGCATACGTACATCTTTGTGTTTAGATAATCAACAATATTTTCCACTTTTCCCCcgccttttaattaaaattcaaatatcatTTCGAGTGTTTTCGGAATTTGGACAAAGGCTTCTAAGCTAGGAGTTCAACTTTTCTTGAGATGTTAAATTCTGTGTGCTAGTATAATATTAATGGTTTTTAGATGTTTTATGTTttccaatttgaaagaaaatttaacCCTAAGTGGATTGGAAGAATTTGAAAGGAGAATGTTTCATGAACGTTCAATATGCTATCcaatttgcattaaaaaaatcttaatatataCTCATTACTCATTAGACGATTTGCTCTTGCTAATTATCTTTCTCAAGTAAACTTGTTTCAATCATCATTTGGTTTTCTCTGTTACTTCTCATGTATGAGTTCAAGTTTCCACTTGTTCGATcgttctttttcatattttaatttgaaagaaaGATGTCTTAAACTTCGATCTATAAAAGAATAGGAGCATAAACCAATAAATTCTCTTAGCTGATAGTCAGGGTCTATTTACCCGTTTTCTGTTGTGCTTTTAGGTTTTAGCCCTTTATTTCGTATCCATTTAGCAAATCGTTTTCTTCTTGTAAGACATAACTAGATACGTGTGCTTGCATTGTTATCCCTCGTGAATATCCCCAACAGTATACAATCTCTAGAAAATCATTCTCAAATTAAACcaaatcatttttaatgataaaagtttcaattccatatataatcaaaataattactcctttcacatttttataaatcatttatttttaacaataatGCTTAACTCAATAGTTTCAgagtcataaaaaaataatataaagattGTTTCCCAATCAAATATGCATTAGATAATAATAGAgggaagaaataaaataaaataaaaacataaatagtaATATAGTTGCAAAAAAAATAGTACAATAatacagtattttttttacttaatttgaaaattttgtagtactattattatttttaagttaaattgtatttttggttcTCTTCT contains:
- the LOC114419250 gene encoding sericin-1-like produces the protein MVNGDGGSSGSGTKFSGGSSGSSGGAKKTSGGSSGSSGGVKKTSGGSSGSSGGARKTSGVVGMLKVGGSSGISGVSGTVKAGGTSATNGGGKKAFGVCGIVKTGGVERNGVGSSGGGKEMSGSVGVERRGGEDKNGTSGGALFMKGFGGDSHGNVGI